The Antarcticibacterium sp. 1MA-6-2 genome has a window encoding:
- a CDS encoding YraN family protein, translated as MAAHNELGKKGEDLAVEFLLKKGYEIVARNFIYQKAEVDIIARKDSILAIVEVKTRSTPDFGNPQEFLKGRQIQRLVKAVDHFVTANEMDVEVRFDIVAIIKNKSGTRLEHLEDAFLHFD; from the coding sequence ATGGCAGCACACAATGAACTTGGCAAAAAGGGAGAAGATCTGGCAGTAGAATTTTTACTGAAGAAAGGATATGAAATTGTTGCAAGAAATTTTATATACCAAAAAGCTGAAGTAGATATTATAGCGAGAAAGGATAGTATTTTGGCTATTGTAGAGGTAAAGACCAGAAGCACCCCTGATTTTGGAAATCCGCAGGAGTTTCTTAAGGGTCGCCAAATTCAGCGACTGGTCAAAGCAGTAGACCATTTTGTGACAGCTAATGAGATGGATGTGGAGGTTCGGTTTGACATTGTAGCTATAATTAAAAACAAATCCGGCACCCGGCTGGAACATTTAGAAGATGCTTTTTTACATTTTGATTAA
- the metG gene encoding methionine--tRNA ligase encodes MNKPSQRYTITAALPYTNGPIHIGHLAGVYVPADIYARFLRMQGIDVAFVCGSDEHGVAIPMKAKKEGITPQELIDKYHSIIKQSFVDFGVSFDNYSRTSADVHHKTASEFFRKLYDEGKFIEDTNEQLYDAEANQFLADRFVTGTCPKCGNPEAYGDQCENCGTSLNATDLINPKSAITGSVPTMKQTRHWYLPLDQYESWLKEWIIEGHKRDWKVNVYGQVKSWIDDGLRARAVTRDLDWGIPVPVEGADGKVLYVWFDAPIGYISSTKEWAEREGKNWEDYWKADDTKLVHFIGKDNIVFHCVIFPIMLKAEGSYILPENVPANEFLNLEGKKLSTSKNWAVWLHEYLQDFPGQQDVLRYVLTANAPETKDNDFTWKDFQARNNNELVAIFGNFINRVVVLTDKYYEGEVPAPGAYTEVDEETLATLRAYPSVIASSIDKYRFREAQGELMNLARLGNKYLADEEPWKLIKTDAERVKTVMYVALQIASALATLSEPFLPFTSAKLKKILNMEQDEKSLSSGTLWNEIATKEALLAAGNKIGKAELLFSKIEDEQIQEQLNKLETTKAANEAENKKVEPQKETATFEDFSKMDLRVGTIVEATKMPKADKLLVLKINTGIDTRTIVSGIAQSFKPEEIIGKKVTVLVNLAPRKLRGVESEGMILMTENAEGKLVFLNPDTEGVENGAVIS; translated from the coding sequence ATGAATAAACCTTCACAACGATACACTATTACCGCTGCTTTGCCCTATACCAATGGGCCTATTCATATTGGTCATCTTGCAGGAGTTTATGTGCCTGCCGATATTTATGCCAGATTTTTAAGGATGCAGGGGATTGATGTTGCTTTTGTTTGTGGGAGCGATGAACATGGGGTTGCTATCCCGATGAAAGCCAAGAAAGAAGGAATCACTCCACAAGAGTTGATAGATAAATATCACTCTATTATAAAACAGTCATTTGTAGACTTTGGGGTATCATTTGATAATTATTCAAGGACCTCGGCCGATGTACATCACAAAACAGCTTCTGAATTTTTCAGAAAATTATATGACGAGGGGAAATTTATAGAAGATACAAACGAGCAGTTGTACGACGCTGAAGCCAATCAATTTTTGGCCGACAGATTTGTAACCGGAACCTGCCCGAAATGTGGCAATCCTGAAGCTTACGGAGACCAGTGTGAAAACTGCGGAACGTCTTTAAACGCGACAGATCTCATCAATCCCAAATCGGCTATTACAGGTTCTGTGCCTACAATGAAACAAACCCGCCACTGGTATTTACCTTTAGATCAGTATGAAAGCTGGCTGAAAGAGTGGATTATCGAAGGACATAAGAGAGACTGGAAAGTTAATGTGTACGGACAGGTTAAATCCTGGATAGATGACGGGTTAAGAGCTCGTGCCGTAACCCGTGACCTGGATTGGGGAATTCCTGTACCTGTTGAAGGAGCTGATGGAAAGGTACTTTATGTATGGTTTGATGCGCCTATAGGATATATTTCTTCTACCAAGGAATGGGCAGAGAGAGAAGGTAAAAACTGGGAGGATTACTGGAAAGCTGATGATACAAAGCTGGTACATTTTATTGGGAAAGACAACATCGTGTTTCACTGTGTAATTTTTCCTATAATGCTTAAAGCTGAAGGTAGCTATATCCTTCCTGAAAACGTTCCTGCCAACGAATTTCTTAATCTGGAAGGAAAAAAATTGTCAACTTCTAAAAACTGGGCAGTTTGGCTGCACGAATATTTACAGGATTTTCCGGGTCAGCAGGACGTGCTGCGATATGTTTTAACAGCAAATGCACCGGAGACCAAAGACAATGATTTTACCTGGAAAGATTTCCAGGCGCGGAATAATAATGAACTGGTGGCAATTTTCGGAAATTTCATAAACCGCGTGGTTGTACTAACCGACAAATATTACGAAGGAGAAGTACCTGCTCCGGGAGCATATACTGAAGTTGATGAAGAAACACTGGCGACTTTAAGAGCCTATCCTTCAGTGATAGCGAGCTCTATAGATAAATACAGGTTTAGGGAAGCGCAGGGCGAATTGATGAACCTGGCAAGGCTGGGGAATAAATATCTGGCAGATGAAGAACCGTGGAAGCTGATAAAAACTGATGCCGAACGCGTAAAGACAGTAATGTATGTGGCACTACAAATAGCTTCAGCACTGGCAACTTTGAGTGAGCCTTTTCTGCCGTTTACTTCAGCAAAACTGAAGAAGATCCTTAATATGGAACAGGATGAAAAGAGTCTTTCTTCAGGAACTTTATGGAATGAAATTGCTACAAAAGAAGCCTTGCTGGCCGCAGGGAACAAAATTGGAAAGGCAGAACTGCTTTTCAGCAAAATAGAAGATGAACAAATTCAGGAACAATTGAACAAATTGGAAACAACTAAAGCCGCTAACGAAGCCGAAAATAAGAAAGTGGAGCCACAAAAAGAAACTGCAACCTTTGAAGATTTTTCTAAAATGGACCTGCGGGTTGGAACTATTGTGGAAGCCACTAAAATGCCTAAAGCTGATAAGCTTTTGGTTCTTAAAATTAATACCGGGATAGACACCCGTACAATAGTATCGGGAATTGCACAAAGTTTTAAGCCTGAAGAGATCATTGGCAAAAAAGTTACTGTACTGGTCAACCTCGCTCCAAGAAAATTAAGAGGAGTAGAGAGTGAAGGAATGATCCTAATGACAGAAAATGCAGAAGGAAAGCTTGTTTTTCTTAATCCTGACACAGAAGGAGTGGAGAACGGGGCAGTTATTTCGTAA
- a CDS encoding GIY-YIG nuclease family protein, giving the protein MKRYYVYIVECSDNLLYTGITNNISRRIEEHNAGLNRTSFTYKRRPVMLKFHQEFNDVNQAIFFEKKIKKWSAQKKRALIGGEFELLQILAECRNASHSDYKPEE; this is encoded by the coding sequence ATGAAACGTTATTATGTATACATAGTAGAATGTTCAGACAATTTGCTGTATACAGGAATAACGAACAATATTTCCAGAAGGATAGAAGAACATAATGCGGGATTAAACCGAACTAGCTTCACATATAAAAGAAGACCTGTTATGTTGAAATTCCACCAGGAATTTAATGATGTTAACCAGGCAATATTTTTTGAGAAGAAAATAAAAAAGTGGAGTGCTCAGAAGAAAAGAGCTTTAATTGGAGGCGAGTTTGAATTACTTCAAATTTTAGCAGAGTGCAGGAATGCCAGCCATTCTGATTACAAACCGGAAGAATAA
- a CDS encoding pitrilysin family protein produces MKKLTVLLVLLVFCFQEQNAQNFKADDINIEYERFVLPNGLKLLVHEDPKAPIVAVNVWYHVGSKNEKPGKSGFAHLFEHLMFNGSENFNDDYFQAIERIGGTDVNGTTNVDRTNYFQNVPVSALDQVLFLESDRMGHMLGAITQELLDEQRGVVQNEKRQGENQPYGQQWNYLTRALYPKGHPYSWTVIGEMEDLNAATLEDVQEWFKSYYGAANAVIAIAYDIKPQEAYDKVLKYFGHIPPGPTIERQERNIPEHGTDTYQVYEDRVPESRVLFAWNTPEFGTRQDIHMDLIAGILSSGKNSRLYKKLVYEDQTVGYVNAYQASAEIASRFIVSANVKPGEDVENVRTTLLAEIENLINNGPTEAELKRVKAEYFANFIKGMERIGGFGGVSDILASNETYFGDASYYKTVLEYAEEATAEDLKKTAQEWLTKGKHTLIANPFPDYTVTPSTLDRSSLPELGVAKSSKFPEVERAKLSNGMEIVLARREGVPTIAMNLMFNAGYKTDHLSKPGTAALAMNLLDEGTKNMDALEISEKLQLLGADLYTGSDQDISSVGMSTLKPTLDESLSLLADVVLNPAFDEKEFQRLKTEQLNGIKREKSQLK; encoded by the coding sequence ATGAAGAAGCTAACAGTCCTTCTGGTGTTGCTTGTGTTCTGCTTTCAGGAACAGAATGCTCAAAATTTTAAGGCAGATGATATCAATATCGAGTACGAGCGATTTGTTCTGCCCAATGGTTTAAAACTCCTGGTTCACGAGGATCCAAAGGCTCCTATAGTAGCCGTAAACGTTTGGTACCACGTCGGTTCTAAAAATGAGAAGCCGGGGAAGAGTGGTTTTGCACATCTTTTTGAACACTTGATGTTCAATGGGAGCGAAAATTTTAATGATGATTACTTTCAGGCGATAGAAAGAATTGGGGGAACTGATGTGAACGGAACAACCAACGTAGACAGGACCAATTATTTCCAGAACGTCCCGGTGTCTGCCCTCGACCAGGTTCTTTTTCTGGAGTCAGACAGAATGGGGCATATGCTGGGTGCCATTACTCAGGAGTTGCTTGATGAGCAGAGGGGAGTGGTACAAAACGAGAAGCGACAGGGAGAGAATCAACCATATGGTCAACAGTGGAATTATCTTACCCGTGCTCTTTATCCTAAGGGTCATCCATATTCCTGGACAGTAATTGGAGAAATGGAAGATCTAAATGCAGCGACTTTAGAAGATGTTCAGGAATGGTTCAAATCTTATTACGGTGCTGCAAATGCTGTCATTGCAATTGCTTACGACATAAAACCGCAGGAGGCCTATGATAAAGTACTTAAGTATTTTGGACATATTCCCCCGGGACCCACCATCGAGCGGCAGGAGAGAAATATACCTGAACATGGAACGGACACTTACCAGGTTTATGAAGATCGCGTTCCCGAAAGCAGGGTTCTTTTTGCCTGGAACACTCCTGAATTTGGGACGCGACAGGACATTCATATGGATCTTATAGCCGGAATATTAAGTAGTGGAAAGAATTCGCGGCTTTATAAGAAACTTGTTTACGAAGATCAAACAGTGGGTTATGTAAATGCTTATCAGGCTTCTGCGGAAATTGCCAGCAGATTTATTGTTTCTGCTAATGTTAAACCTGGAGAAGATGTGGAAAATGTAAGAACTACTCTTTTAGCTGAAATTGAAAATTTGATAAATAATGGACCTACAGAGGCTGAACTAAAGCGGGTAAAAGCCGAATACTTTGCAAATTTTATAAAGGGAATGGAAAGAATAGGTGGTTTTGGAGGAGTAAGCGACATCCTTGCTTCTAATGAAACTTATTTTGGCGATGCTTCTTACTATAAAACGGTTCTGGAATATGCCGAAGAAGCAACAGCAGAAGATCTTAAAAAAACTGCTCAGGAATGGCTAACAAAAGGGAAACACACACTTATAGCAAATCCATTTCCTGATTATACGGTAACTCCTTCAACATTAGACCGCTCCAGCTTACCTGAATTAGGAGTGGCCAAAAGCAGTAAGTTTCCTGAAGTAGAACGTGCAAAACTTTCTAACGGAATGGAAATCGTTCTTGCCAGAAGAGAAGGAGTTCCTACCATTGCTATGAATTTAATGTTCAACGCAGGCTATAAAACTGACCATCTGTCTAAACCCGGAACAGCAGCCCTGGCAATGAATTTACTGGATGAAGGCACTAAAAATATGGATGCCCTGGAAATAAGTGAAAAACTGCAATTATTAGGAGCCGATCTATATACAGGGTCTGACCAGGATATTTCATCTGTAGGAATGAGTACCTTAAAGCCAACCCTGGATGAAAGTCTCAGTTTGTTGGCAGATGTTGTTCTTAACCCTGCTTTCGATGAGAAGGAATTTCAGCGATTAAAAACAGAACAACTTAACGGTATAAAACGGGAGAAGTCACAGCTTAAGTGA
- a CDS encoding pitrilysin family protein, which produces MALRSMNKYLYGEDHPYANPYTSSGYESTVENLTRKDVVDFYNTWLKPNNATLVVTGDVTMQELKSKLENSLKNWKKGDVPNITFNEPKQASGNTLYLINLPESQQTVIIAGHLTEKYGDLNELAVEQMVSILGGEFTSRINMNLREDKHWAYGASGFVMNAQQERPFILYAPVQTDKTAESIVELKKEIEEFITSRLSNTGGA; this is translated from the coding sequence ATGGCATTAAGATCAATGAATAAATATTTATATGGAGAAGATCATCCTTATGCCAACCCTTACACCAGTAGTGGCTATGAGAGTACTGTGGAAAATTTGACAAGGAAAGACGTGGTCGATTTTTATAACACCTGGTTGAAACCAAATAATGCAACATTGGTTGTGACAGGAGATGTGACTATGCAGGAACTGAAATCGAAATTAGAGAACTCCCTTAAAAATTGGAAGAAAGGTGATGTTCCCAATATTACTTTTAATGAACCCAAGCAGGCATCCGGAAACACTCTTTATCTAATCAACTTACCGGAGTCACAACAGACTGTAATTATAGCAGGTCACTTAACAGAAAAGTACGGAGACTTAAATGAACTGGCGGTAGAGCAAATGGTGAGCATCCTTGGTGGAGAATTTACCTCCCGTATCAACATGAATTTGAGGGAAGATAAACATTGGGCTTACGGAGCGAGCGGATTTGTAATGAACGCGCAACAGGAGAGGCCTTTTATATTATATGCCCCCGTACAAACCGACAAGACTGCAGAGTCTATCGTGGAGCTCAAAAAAGAAATTGAAGAATTTATTACTTCCAGGCTTAGCAACACAGGAGGAGCTTGA
- a CDS encoding cellulase N-terminal Ig-like domain-containing protein translates to MRFVNRIIFIIITSFYCFTSLAQTAEDNSGSEKIRLNQIGFYPEGPKTAVILGAENLNFEILKADSKEEVFSGTLSKEMEWPHSKEMVRQADFSSFTKPGDYVLHISGIGNSFTFEIREDVHLEPAKASLKAFYFQRASTNLTEEYAGKWAREVGHPDTAVKVHNSAATEKDLLALKSRERKDGTMREIIINIL, encoded by the coding sequence ATGCGATTTGTAAACCGAATAATCTTTATAATTATTACCTCTTTTTATTGTTTCACATCTTTAGCCCAAACAGCGGAAGATAATTCTGGATCTGAAAAAATAAGGTTAAATCAAATAGGATTTTATCCTGAAGGACCTAAAACAGCGGTGATTTTGGGCGCAGAGAATCTGAATTTTGAGATATTAAAAGCAGATAGTAAGGAGGAGGTTTTCTCCGGAACCCTTTCGAAGGAAATGGAGTGGCCGCATAGCAAAGAAATGGTCCGGCAGGCAGATTTTTCCTCGTTTACCAAACCGGGAGATTATGTTCTGCACATTTCCGGAATAGGTAACAGCTTTACTTTTGAGATACGTGAAGATGTGCATCTGGAACCTGCAAAAGCCAGCTTAAAGGCTTTTTATTTTCAGAGAGCTTCTACAAATCTTACTGAAGAATATGCCGGAAAATGGGCCAGAGAGGTGGGACATCCTGATACTGCTGTAAAAGTACATAATTCGGCAGCTACGGAAAAAGACTTACTGGCTCTGAAATCTCGGG